The Nocardioides sp. cx-173 genome segment TGCCCGGGGGGTCCCCCGACCGGGGCGTCAGCTCCCGAGGACCGCGAGGCACTCCAGCTGGAGCCGCATACCGGTCAGGTTCGCCTCCAGGGTATGCCGAGCGGGGCGACTCTCGGGGTCGGGAAACAGCTCGAGCCAATGCGGGTTCACGTGGCCGCGGATGTCTCGGTCCGCGACGAAGACGGTCACCTTGGCGACCTCGTCGGGGCTGGCCCCCGCCGCGTCGAGCACGGCGCGCAGGTTGGCGAACGCCTGGGCCACCTCGGCCGCGGGGTCCTCCGGGATGGTGCCGGTGGCCGGGTCCTTGCCGCTGATCCCGCCGGTCATGACGATGCCGTTGACCACCGACGCCATGGGGATCGGCTGCCCACCGTGCCCGAGCCCGGGCACCTCGACGCTACGACGCATCCGACTGCCTCCGGATCGGCGTGGCGGTCGGGCGACCGGGCCGGGTACGCGCGCCGAGCCCGTGCGAGACGGCACGAGCCGCCTGCCGGACGAGCTGGGTCACGGGCGCCAGCGCCAGGCGCTCCTCGGGCACCACGACGGAGAGGGTCGAGCGCAGCCCCCCGCCGCTGTCGTAGATCGGCGCGGAGACCCAGGCACGGCCGCCGGGGCGGCCCCGGGTCACCGCGAGGCCATGGGCCCGGATCTCGGCGAGCGTCTGCAGCAGGAGGAACTCCTTCTCGGCGAGCGCCCGCGGCAGCTTCACGTGCCCGTCGGCGACGAGCCCGCGCATCTCCGGGACGGGCATGTGCGCCAGGTGGACCAGGCCGGGGGCGATGCTGCCCATCGGGAAGCGCCGGGTCGACTCCCAGGCCGACCCGCAGGAGCGGCCGGCGATCTGGTCGACCAGGAGCACGTCGTTGCCGTCACGCGAGCCCAGGACGACGATCTCCTGGGTGGCGGAGTACAGGTCGACCATGTACGGGCGAGCCACGTCGCGGACCTGGCGAGCCCCTGGCACGCCCCAGCCGAGTCGCCACAGGCGCATGCCGAGCCGGTAGCGCCCACGTCCGGCGCGCTCGATGGCGCCCCACTCGCTGAGGGTGGCGAGCATCCGGTGGACCGTGGCCGGCGGGAGGCCGGTCTGGTCGCAGAGGGTCGAGATGGTCTGCTCCGGCTCGGGACCCACGAAGCAGTCCAGGATGTCGAACGCCCGTCCCAGGACGGACCGCTTGGCGTCGAGCTCGGGTGTGACGGCCACCATCAAACTTTTCTCCCATTATTCGGAACGCATGCGGATGGTCGACTGACGGTAGAAGCCGCCTTCACGTGATGTCAACCACTCGAAGGGTACCTCCCTTGCCTCAAGAACCGCGCAAGGCCGCCATTCCACGTGTTTTCCTCGGGAATCCGTTAGTTCCAAATACCGGAACTTAGGCGATGTTCCATCCCTTGGTACGAGCACCTCGTCGCCCCCGGCCGCGACTTCTAGCATCAGCCCATGGAGCCTCATCCCGCCGCCTTGGGCGCCGTTGCCCGTACGCGTGCCCTGGGCCTGCACTTCTGGGGTCAGTTCGTCGGCGTGACCCCGCTGGACCACACGCCCGGTCATACCCGGATGCGACTGGTGCCGGAGTCGACGGTGCTCTCACGAGACACCCGGCTGGACCTGCCCGTCGAGGTGACCTCCCTGGTGACGCTGGCCGACCTCTCCCTGGGCTTCGCCATCCGGGCCCAGGGCTCCCGCCACCAGCGACTGGCCACCACCTCCCTGTCCCTCCAGCTGGTCGCGCGCCCCCGAGGGGCGGTGACCTGCCGCAGCGAGGTCGTGTGGACCTCGGCCGACGCGACGCGCGCCCTCGTGCACGCCCACCTCACCGACGCCGCCGACGGCCCCGTCGCGGAGGCCCAGGCCTGGTTCCTCACCCTGCCCATCCCCCCGGACGCCGAGGTCACGGCGATGCCGTGGGAGCGCCGCCCCAGCGCCGTGCCGCGACTCTCGGCGGCCGACCTGACCCCCGAGGAGTCGGCTGCGGTCACCGCGGCCACGATCGCGGCCCAGCGCGCCAACGCCCTCGGCTCGCCCGTCGCCCGGGAGCTGCTCGGACTCGAGTGGTCCGAGACCAGCGCCGAGCGGGTCGTCGGCGCGGTCGAGGTCGGACCGCACCTGGCCAACCGCATCGGCGACGTGCAGGGCGGGGCACTCTTCGGCATCGCCGCGACGGCGGCCGAGCGGCTGATGGGCGAGGGCCTGGAGCTCGCCGACGCCGGCATGCAGTACCTGCGCCCCGTCCGCGGCTCCCGGCTGAGCGTCACCGCCACCGCGGTGCGTCGCGGGCGCTCGGCCGGCTTCGTCGAGGCCCGCATCGACGTCGACGGCCAGACGACGAACGTCGCCCACCTGACCTTCCTCGCCACGACCCGGTGACCAGCCTTCCTCTCTCCGTGGGCGGCTCGACGGCGCGCGGGCCGATGCCGGAGGCTGGAGCCATGTATCCAGGCAACCCCGACGTGCCCGACGACGTGTTCGCCGACGTCCACCGCCAGGTCGCCGACTTCGTACGCACCCGCGTGGTGCCGCGCGAGGTCGAGATCATGCGCTCCGACGCGATCCCCGACGACCTGCGCGCGCAGATCGCCGACATGGGCCTGTTCGGCTATGCGATCCCCCAGGAGTGGGGCGGTCTGGGGCTCGACCTGGTCCAGGACGTCGAGCTGGCGATGGAGCTCGGGTACACCTCGCTGGCCGTTCGCTCGATGCTCGGCACCAACAACGGCATCGCCGGACAGGTCCTCGTCGGCTTCGGCACCCGGGAGCAGCAGGCCCGGTGGCTGCCGAGGATCGCCTCCGGCGAGATCCTGGCGTCGTTCGCGCTGACCGAGCCGGGCGCCGGATCCAACCCCGCAGGCCTGCGCACCTCGGCCACCCCCGACGGCGACGGCTGGGTCCTCGACGGCACCAAGCAGTTCATCACCAACGCACCGCAAGCCGGGCTCTTCGTCGTGTTCGCGAAGCTGCAGCCCGCCCCCGAGTCGGGCAACGGCATCGCGGTGTTCCTGGTCCCCGCGAACACGGCAGGGCTCTCGGTCGGGGCCAAGGACGCCAAGATGGGCCAGGACGGCTCCAGCACCGCCGACGTCGTGCTTCGCGGCGTCCGGGTCGGGCCCGAGGCGCTGGTCGGCGGCAGCGCCGAGGTCGGCTACCGCGCGGCGATGACCTCGCTGGCCCGGGGTCGGGTGCACATCGCGGCCCTCGCCGTGGGCTGCGCACAGCGGGCGCTCGACGAGTCGGTGGCGTACGCCGCGGCCGCCACGCAGGGTGGCACCCCGATCGGCGACTTCCAGCTGGTGCAGGCGATGCTCGCCGACCAGCGCGTCGGCCTGGACGCGGGTCGCGCCCTGGTCCGCGATGCCGCCCGCAAGTACGTGAGCGGCGCGGACCGCCGCGTCGCGCCGAGCGTCGCCAAGCTGTTCTGCACCGAGATGGCCGGCCGGGCGGCCGACCTGGCCGTCCAGGTGCACGGGGGCGCCGGCTACATGCGCGACGTGCCCGTCGAGCGGCTCTACCGCGACGTGCGGCTGCTGCGCCTCTACGAGGGCACCAGCGAGATCCAGCGGCTGATCATCGGCGGCGCGCTCGTGCGTGACGCGAAGGCGGCGCAGTGACGCGGCCCCACGACGTACCCGACCGGCACGGTGCTGCGGAGCGCCGGCCCGGCCGATGTGACGATGGGGTCCCCCACCCCGCCTGACCTAGGCACGCACCCCACGGAGGAGCACCCCATGGAGATCACCGGCGCCGTGCTGGAGGAGATCGGTCGCGCCCGGCCCTTCGCGGGCTCCCGCCCGATCACGGTCGAGACAATCGAGCTGGACGCACCCGGCCCCGGCGAGGTGCTGGTCGCGATCGAGTGCGCCGGCCTGTGCCACTCCGACCTCTCCGTCGTCGACGGCAACCGGGTCCGGCCGGTGCCCATGCTGCTGGGCCACGAGGCCGCCGGCACCGTCGCCGAGCTCGGGCCCGGGGTCGCCGGGCTGTCCCTGGGCGACCGGGTCGTCACGACCTTCCTGCCGCGGTGCGGGGCCTGCGAGGCGTGCGCCGGCGACGGGACCCGTCCCTGCGTCCCGGGGTCGGCGGCCAACGGAGCGGGGACCCTGCTCTCGGGTGCTCGGCGCCTGCACCGCGCCGGCGGCGACGTACACCACCACCTCGGCGTCTCGGCGTTCGCCACCCACGCCGTCATCGACGCCCGCTCCCTGGTGCGGGTCGACCAGGATGTGCCGCCCGAGGTCGCCGCCGTCATGGGCTGCGCGGTGCTCACCGGGGGCGGGGCCGTGGTCAACGTCGGCCGACCGGTCCCCGGGGACACCGTCGTGGTCGTCGGGCTCGGCGGCGTCGGCATGGCCGCCGTCCTCACCGCCCTGGCCCACGAGGACGTCACCGTCGTCGCCGTCGACCCGGTCGCCGACAAGCTGCGCACCGCCCTCGAGCTCGGCGCCCACCGGGCGCTCAGCGCCGACGACGCCGTCGCCGCCGGGGTGAAGGCGCGCGTGGTCGTCGAGGCCGCCGGCAACGTCCACGCGCTGCGGACCGCCCTGGAGCTGACCGGTCCGGGTGGCACCACGATCACGGTCGGGCTGCCCTCGCCGGACGCCCGCATCGAGCTGTCCCCCACCGCGCTGGTGGCCGAGGGCCGCTCGCTGGTCGGCAGCTACCTCGGCTCGGCGGTCCCCGGTCGCGACATCCCGCGGTTCGTCGAGCTGTGGCGCGCCGGCCGGCTGCCCGTCGAGCGGCTCGTCTCCAGCCGGCTCCCCCTCGCCGACATCAACGCCGGCATGGACCGGCTCGCCGAGGGCACGACCCTGAGGCAGATCATCACCATGTCGGGCGTCTGACGATCCGCCCACATCCGGGGCGCGGGACTCCTAGACTGCGGGTCCGCACAACGGAGGGTGGACATGACGGTCGAGGCGCAGCAGGACAGGAGCCTTCCGGCCCGTGCCCACTACGGCACCGAGCGGATGAACGCGCTCAGCGACGGGGTCTTCGCCATCGTGCTGACGCTGCTCGTGCTCGAGCTCAAGCTGCCCGAGAGGGACGAGTCCATCGTCGCGCTGCTGGCCGACGACTGGCACGTCTTCCTGGCGTGGCTGATCAGCTTCCTCGCCATCGCGCGGTTCTGGCTGGTGCACCACTCGATCACCGCAGACCTCCGGCAGTGCCACAACGGGACGCTGGCCCTCAACTTCTCGGTGCTGGGCGCAGTGACCCTGGTGCCCTTCTCCGCCGACATCATCGGCACCGAGCGCGTCGCCGAACCGTGGTCCACGGTGGTCTTCGCCGTCAACATCGGGGTGCTGTCCGTCGCCGTCGGCCTGCTGGCGCGCCACGCGGCCCGGGAGGCCCAGCTGCTCCACCCCGACCACGCCGCCGAGCTGCTGGCGCGCAGCCGGACCCACCACCTGTACCTGCTGCCGGCGGTCACGCTGGTCGCCACGGTGCTGGCGTTCGTCGAGCCCTACGCCTCGGTCGGGCTGCTGCTGGCGGAGTTCGTGGCGTTCGGCTGGCTCGGCGGCCGCCGCCGCTGACGTCGTACGGCGCTCAGGCGCCGGCCAGCGACTTCTCGAACTCCGCCTGGTTGGGCATGGGGACCGGCTCCATGTCCCCGATCCGGGCGATCCAGTCGCAGACCTGCAACGGGTCGTGGCGGAACGTCGGCCCGTGGCCGGTGACGATCAGTGCCGGGTCGACGGCGCGGATGCGCGCGGCCTGCTCCTCGATCAGCGCCGTGGGGATGTGGTGGAACCAGATGTGGTTGGCGCGGTTCATCCAGTAGAAGCCCTCCTCCATGTCGGCCGCGGACATGTCGTCGGCGAACGGCACGTTGTCGGTGAGCACGGTGCCGAAACAGTCGGCGGAGAAGTAGACGTCGGTCTTGGGGTCGTAGAAGCCGCGGGTGGCCGAGGAGTCGTAGAGCGGCGGCCGGATCGCCTCGATCACGCGGTCGCCGATGTCGAGGCTCTCGCCGTCGTTGAGCAGGTTGACCCGGTCGAGCGGGACCTCGAACTCCTCGGCCAGCTTGCCCAGGCCGAGGAAGTTGGTGATCAGCCTGGCGTTGGGGCAGCGCTCCATCACCTGCATGACCGAGCCGGTGTGGTCGCGGTCCTCGTGGCTGATGAACAGCCACTTCACGTCCTCCGGCTCGACGATCTCGAAGACCCGCTCGAGGTAGGACTCCCGGTGCACGGTGGCCAGCGTGTCGACGAGCATCGGCTGCTCGCCCCGCACCACCATCGCGTTGACCGGCAGCAGCCCGATCCCGGGGACCGGCACCGCGTCGGGGATCACGAAGGTCTCGTCGGCCACCTGGTAGGGATCCTGCATCGCCTGCTCCTGGGTTGATCGGTGGCATTCAGGACACCCGGCGGGCCTGCCGGCCCTACCCTACGAACACCCATCACTCCCCCGGAGGGAAACGCATGAAGTTCGGCATCGGCATGTACATCTGGACGACCGACGTCGCCCCCGAGCACTACCCGATCTTCACGACCCTCGCCGAGCTGGGGTACGACGGCGCCGAGATCCCGGTCGGCTCGGGGCTCGCCGCCGACAACCAGAAGATCCGGCACGCGCTGGACGACGCCGGGCTGGGGTGCACGACGATCCTCAACCTCGCCGCCGAGCAGAACCCGGTCAGCCCCGACGCCGCGGTGCGCCGACGCGGCCTCGACGAGATCCGGTTCGGAATCGACGCCGCCCACACCCTGGGGAGCACCGTGCTCAGCGGTCCGTTCCAGACGGCGTACGCCGTCTTCTCCGGCGCCGGCCCGACCGAGCAGGAGCTGACCTGGTCCGCCGAGGTCATGCGGTCCGCGGCCGAGCACGCCGCCGAGGCCGGCGTGGTGCTCGCGGTCGAGTTCCTCAACCGGCACGAGGGCTACCTGCTCAACACCATGGCGCAGTCAGCGTCGCTGACCGCGCGCGTGGACCACCCGTCGTTCGGCGTCCTCTACGACACCCACCACGCCCACGCCGAGGAGGACGACGTGGTCGCCGCCATCACCACGCACGGTGCGGCGATCAAGCATGTGCAGGCCAGCGAGAACAACCGCGGCGTGCTCGGCGCCGGTCAGGTCCACTGGGCAGCGACGGCCCGCGCGCTGCAGGAGATCGGCTACGACGGCTGGGTCGCCGCCGAGGCCTTCGCGGCCGACGTCCCCGGCCTGTCGACCAAGGCGCACGTGTGGCGCGACACCTTCGGGTCCAAGGATCGGTTCGCGGCCAACGCGATCGGCTTCATGCGCGACACCTTCGCCAGCGAGGCCGCCCGATGAGCATCCTGTGGCAGAACGCCCCCGCCGTGTCCCTGCAGAACGGCTGCTTCGACGGACTGACCAGCGTCGCCGACGCCAAGGCGCACGGCAACCTGGGGGTCGGCGCGTTCGACCACCTCGACGGCGAGATGGTGATGGTCGACGGCGTCGTCTACCGCATGCACGCCGACTCGAGTGCCCAGGTCGCCGACGACGCCGACACGCTGGCGTTCTGCATGGTGATCCCGTTCGAGCCCGAGCTCAGCCGCGAGCTGCCGGACTCCACGACGACCGGCGACATCGGCGCCCTCGTCGCCGAGATCGCCGGCACCAGCAACCTGTTCGTCGCGTTCCGCCTGCACGGCACCTTCGGTCACCTGCACACGCGCTCCATCCCGCGCCAGGACCCGCCGTACCCCCGACTGGAGGAGGTGGAGCACACCCAGCCGGAGTACCACTACACCGACGTGTCCGGCCTGATGGTGGGCTTCTCGGCGCCGTCGTACGCCGGCAAGATCGCGCCGGGCGGCTTCCACCTGCACGTCGTCGACGACGCACGCACCATCGGTGGGCACGTCATCGACTTCCAGCAGGGCCGCGACCTGCGCATCGAGATCCAGCGGATCACGCGGCACGAGGTGGACTACCCCGTGACCGCCGACTTCACGACGCGCGAGCTGACCTGAGGATCAGACGTCGGCGAGGGTCATCGTGTCGAACTCCTCGTAGCGCGTCATCACGAAGGTGTCCATGTCGATGAGGTCCAGGAACGGCGAGGTGTCGGGGTTGCCCACGAACTTGTCCATCGAGGACTGGGCGTCCGCGGCGCTCTCCCAGTGGAGCACCACGACGATCTGACCGTCGGCGTTGGCCGAGGTGCTGCGGTTCTTGAACCCGTGGAGGTGGCCCAGGAAGGCGTGCTCCATCTTGGCGTTCTCGGCCTTGAAGGTGTCGAGGTCGACACCCTCCTTGAGACGCATGGTCACGATCTCTACGGTGTCAGCCATGTCGGCTCCTCGGCAGGGGGTGGGGTGGGCCTCGGAGGCTACGCGCACTTCTCCCATGCTGCGGGGGAAACCGGCGAAGCCGCCACGCAGCGGTCCCGCGGGTCCTACGCTCGGGCTCCGACCAGCCGGAGGACGCCCCCTGGCATGCACTCCCCGAAGGGACCCCCATGTTCGCCGCAGGAACCGTCCGCATCGCCGCCGTGCCCAACGCCTGGATCAACGACGACCTGCCGGAGCTGGGTGCGGGCACGTCGTTCGAGCAGATCGTCAGCGAGATGGCCCTCGCCGGGTACGCCGGCACCGAGCTGGGCAGCACCTACCCGACCGACGCGGCGACCCTCAAGGCGGCGCTGGACGTCCGTGGCCTGGTGCCGTCGGGCGGCTGGGTGTCGACCTGGTTCGCGTCCCAGGGCGGCGCCTACGAGCAGACGCTGCAGACCTTCCGCGACCAGATCCCGTTCTTCACCGCGATCGGCCTGCAGGACGTGTACGTCGCCGAGGTCACCGGCGCGGTGCACCAGCAGCCGGTGCCGGCGCTGGCCAACCGGCCGGTCTTCGACGACGAGCAGTGGGACGCGATGGTGCGCGGGCTCGGCGAGATGGGCCGCATCGCGAGCGACCACGGGCTGCGGATCAACTACCACCACCACACCGGGACCGGCGTGCAGTCCTCCGAGGACATCGACCGGCTCATGGCCGACACCGTCGCCGGTGAGACCTGGCTGCTGCTGGACACCGCGCACCTGATGGTCGGTGGAGGCGACCCGATGGCGGTCCTCACCAAGCACGAGGGCCGGATCGGGCACGTCCACCTCAAGAACCTCCGCCAGCCGGTGCTCGACCGGATGCACCAGGAGTCGCTGAGCTTCTGGGACGCGCTGCGGCAGGGCATCTTCACGGTCCCCGGCGACGACGAGGGCTGCATCGACTTCGCGCCACTGCTGCGCAAGCTCGCCGACGACGGCTGGGCCGGCTGGCTGGTCGTCGAGGCCGAGCAGGACCCGGCCCTCGCCCATCCGCTGGAGGCGTTCCGCACCGCCCGGCGCCACATCGCCGACCTGACCGGACTGTAGAGATGGCCACCGCCGAGGACGAGCGCCTGCGCGCCGCCAACATCGACGGGGTCCCCTGGCGCCAGTGGGGCCCCTACCTCTCCGACCGGCAGTGGGGCACGGTCCGCGAGGACACCTCCCCCGGCGGCGACGCCTGGAACTCCTTCCCCCACGACCACGCGCGGTCCCGGGCCTACGGCTGGGGCGAGGACGGCCTGCTCGGCATCAGCGACGACGCCCAGCGCCTGTGCTTCGCGATCGCCGTGTGGAACGAGGCCGACCCGATCGTCAAGGAGCGGCTCTTCGGCCTCACCAACGGCGAGGGCAACCACGGCGAGGACGTCAAGGAGTACTACTTCCACCAGGACTCGACCCCGACCCACTCCTACATGCGGGGGCTCTACAAGTACCCCCAGGCCGCCTACCCCTACGAGGACCTGCTGCGCACGAACGCCGCGCGCGGCAAGGGCGAGGCCGAGTACGAGCTCGTCGACACCGGCGTCTTCGACGACCAGCGCTACTTCGACGTCGAGATGGTCTACGCCAAGGCCGGTCCCGACGACCTGCTGATCCGCGTCACCGCCACCAACCGCGGCCCCGACACCGCGGCCCTCCACCTGCTGCCGACCCTGTGGCTGCGCAACACCTGGTGGCACGAGCGCGACCGCGACGACCCGCGCCCTCGGCTGAGCGCCGACGCGGAGGCCAAGCGGATCACCGTCGACTGCCCGGGGCTGGAGCCCTACACGCTCGCGTGGGAGGACGAGGCCGACGTCCTGGTCACCGAGAACGAGACCAACTGGGCGCGCATCAGCGGCGGCAGCAACCCCACGCCGTACGTCAAGGACGGCATCAACGACGCGGTCGTCGAGGGCCGCGCCGACGCGGTCAACCCCGAGCTGAGCGGCACCAAGGCCGCCGTACGCCGGCGCGTCGAGCTCGCTCCCGGCGAGTCGGTCACGATGCGGCTGCGGCTCGCGGCCTCGATGCCGCGCTCCCCCTTCGACGCCAAGTCCGACAAGGTCGTGGCCCAGCGTCGTGCCGAGGCCGACGACTTCTACGCCAACATCACCCCGCCCTCGGTCTCGGCCGACTCGGCGCTGGTGATGCGCCAGGCGCTGGCCGGGATGCTGTGGTCCAAGCAGTTCTACTGCTACGACCTCGACCGGTGGCTGAGCGAGCGCGACGTGCACCCGCTACGCAGCGATACCAGCCTCGACCACCGCAACGCCCGCTGGTTCCACATGGTGGCCGGCGACATCATCTCGATGCCGGACTGCTGGGAGTATCCCTGGTTCGCCGCCTGGGACCTCGCGTTCCACACGATGACGCTCGCCATGGTCGACACCGCGTTCGCCCGCGACCAGATCCGCCTGCTCCTGGGTGAGCGCTACCTGCACCCGTCCGGGCAGATCCCGGCGTACGAGTGGAACTTCTCCGACGTCAACCCGCCGGTGCACGCGCTGGCGACGCTGTTCAGCCACGTCGAGGACGCCGACATCAGCGGCGAGCAGGACCACGCCTTCCTCAGCGACGTCTTCGGCAAGCTCGTCCTCAACTTCACGTGGTGGGTCAACCGCAAGGACGCCGTCGGCGCCAACGCGTTCGAGGGCGGGTTCCTCGGGCTCGACAACATCGCGGTCTTCGACCGCAGCGCCGCCCAGCTGCCCACCGGCGGCCGCCTCGAGCAGGCCGACGGCACGGCCTGGATGGCGCTCTACTGCCAGACCATGCTGGAGCTCTCGCTCGAGCTCGCCGCCACCGACCCTCAGTACGACGGCATGGCGCTCAAGTTCGTCGAGCACTTCCTCTACATCGCCGCCGCCATGGAGCGCGGCGACGGCATGTGGGACGACGAGGACGGCTTCTTCTACGACCAGCTGCGCCTGCCCGACGGCTCCTCCGAGCGGCTGCGGGTGCGCTCGATGGTGGGGCTGATCCCGCTGTGCGCGGTCACCGTCGTGCCGGCCGCGGCCTTCGCCGGGCTGAGCGACCGCCTCGCCGAGTTCATGGACCGCCACCCCGACCTGCTCGGCCAGCTGGCCGACCCGATGGTCCCCGGCGTCCAGGACCGGCGACTGCTCACCCTGCTCAACGAGGAGCGGCTGCGCAGCGTCCTGGGCTACCTGCTCGACGAGGAGGAGTTCCTCAGCCCCTACGGCATCCGGGCCCTGTCGCGCCACCATCGCGACCACCCGTTCTCCATGGAGGTCGACGGCCAGGCGTTCGGGGTGGGCTACCTGCCGGGCGAGTCCGACAGCGGCATGTTCGGCGGCAACTCCAACTGGCGCGGTCCGGTGTGGATGCCGGTGAACTTCATGATCGTCCGCGCGCTGCTGCAGTACTACCTCTACTACGGCGACGAGTTCACCGTGGAGATGCCGACGGGCTCAGGGCAGCAGCACACGCTCTTCGAGGTGGCGCAGGAGATCTCCGAGCGCCTGGTGAGCATCTTCGTGACCGACGACGAGGGCCGGCGCGCGGTGTTCGGCGGGGTCGAGCTGTTCCAGACCGACGAGCACTGGCGCGACAACGTGCTGTTCTACGAGTACTTCCACGGCGACAACGGAGCCGGCATCGGCGCCTCGCACCAGACCGGCTGGACCGGCCTGGTCGCGAAGCTGATCCAGCTCTTCGGCACCCTCGACCCGGCCGCGGTGCTGGCCGACGAGCGTCCGCACCCCTCGACCACGCTGTTCCGCCGAGACGCCTAGGACTCCACAGCAGAGATCTCGAAGACGTGGTGGCCGTGCGGGCCGAGGTCGAGGAACAGCCCCTCGGCCGCGGTCGCGGCGACGTCGCGGACGTACGCGACGTCGTCGTGCATGCGGTCGACCAGACACACGCTCCCGCCCGCGGGCAGGACGGTGGCGACCGCGACGCGGCACTGGGCCTGGTGCTCGCTCAGGTTGACCGCCACCAGCCAGCGCAGCGGCGCATCGGCGGTCGGCGACCACCCCGCCACGACATACGAGTCGTGCGAGCCGTTGCCGTCCCAGGCCGGACCCACCTGGAGCAGCTGCCAGTGGCCCCTGCGCAGGACCGGGTCCGCCAGCACGCCGAGCAGCCGGTCGTAGAACTCCGCGAGGACCGGGTCCGGCCGCTCGTCTGGGCGCCGCCGCAGGTGCAGCGGCGCCTTGACCCGGCGGCCCTCGAGCTGACCCTCGTGGAAGAACCGCAGGCCGGTGCACAGGAACGTGACCACCGCGGCCGCCTGGTGCACGGCGGGATCGGGGAAGGTCGCGGCCGCCCGGGGCTCGTCGTGGTTCTCGAGGAAGCGCGCCGAGCGCGCCTGGAAGTCCGCGTCGGCCGCGAGGTGCCCGCGGACCGCGGCCGCGTCACCGCTGCGCAGCCGGTCGTAGAGCCGCTTGTCGTAGGTGTAGTCGAAGCCGTGCTGCTGCAGCTGCCACTCCAGGTCCCAGTAGACCTCCGCCATGAGCAGGAAGCCGGGGTGCTGGGCGCGCACGGCGGCGATCGCCTCGGGCCAGAACGGC includes the following:
- the iolE gene encoding myo-inosose-2 dehydratase, whose amino-acid sequence is MFAAGTVRIAAVPNAWINDDLPELGAGTSFEQIVSEMALAGYAGTELGSTYPTDAATLKAALDVRGLVPSGGWVSTWFASQGGAYEQTLQTFRDQIPFFTAIGLQDVYVAEVTGAVHQQPVPALANRPVFDDEQWDAMVRGLGEMGRIASDHGLRINYHHHTGTGVQSSEDIDRLMADTVAGETWLLLDTAHLMVGGGDPMAVLTKHEGRIGHVHLKNLRQPVLDRMHQESLSFWDALRQGIFTVPGDDEGCIDFAPLLRKLADDGWAGWLVVEAEQDPALAHPLEAFRTARRHIADLTGL
- a CDS encoding MGH1-like glycoside hydrolase domain-containing protein, which codes for MATAEDERLRAANIDGVPWRQWGPYLSDRQWGTVREDTSPGGDAWNSFPHDHARSRAYGWGEDGLLGISDDAQRLCFAIAVWNEADPIVKERLFGLTNGEGNHGEDVKEYYFHQDSTPTHSYMRGLYKYPQAAYPYEDLLRTNAARGKGEAEYELVDTGVFDDQRYFDVEMVYAKAGPDDLLIRVTATNRGPDTAALHLLPTLWLRNTWWHERDRDDPRPRLSADAEAKRITVDCPGLEPYTLAWEDEADVLVTENETNWARISGGSNPTPYVKDGINDAVVEGRADAVNPELSGTKAAVRRRVELAPGESVTMRLRLAASMPRSPFDAKSDKVVAQRRAEADDFYANITPPSVSADSALVMRQALAGMLWSKQFYCYDLDRWLSERDVHPLRSDTSLDHRNARWFHMVAGDIISMPDCWEYPWFAAWDLAFHTMTLAMVDTAFARDQIRLLLGERYLHPSGQIPAYEWNFSDVNPPVHALATLFSHVEDADISGEQDHAFLSDVFGKLVLNFTWWVNRKDAVGANAFEGGFLGLDNIAVFDRSAAQLPTGGRLEQADGTAWMALYCQTMLELSLELAATDPQYDGMALKFVEHFLYIAAAMERGDGMWDDEDGFFYDQLRLPDGSSERLRVRSMVGLIPLCAVTVVPAAAFAGLSDRLAEFMDRHPDLLGQLADPMVPGVQDRRLLTLLNEERLRSVLGYLLDEEEFLSPYGIRALSRHHRDHPFSMEVDGQAFGVGYLPGESDSGMFGGNSNWRGPVWMPVNFMIVRALLQYYLYYGDEFTVEMPTGSGQQHTLFEVAQEISERLVSIFVTDDEGRRAVFGGVELFQTDEHWRDNVLFYEYFHGDNGAGIGASHQTGWTGLVAKLIQLFGTLDPAAVLADERPHPSTTLFRRDA
- a CDS encoding alpha-amylase family glycosyl hydrolase; translated protein: MNPLLYQVNTRVLLHEIAGGLGRPATLDDVTDAFLDEIAARGFDWVWLLGVWQTGDAARAVSAANPDWQAEYHEALPDFTPEDVTGSPFAIVDYGVHRDFGGDAALARLRTRLSERGLRLLLDFVPNHTALDHPWLLDAPQRYVGGTEDDLSAEPQNYFRVGDHVVAHGRDPYFDGWPDTAQLNYRHLDLRAAMTAELARVAARCDGVRCDMAMLLEPEVFAQTWGDRSVPADGTPAADSPFWPEAIAAVRAQHPGFLLMAEVYWDLEWQLQQHGFDYTYDKRLYDRLRSGDAAAVRGHLAADADFQARSARFLENHDEPRAAATFPDPAVHQAAAVVTFLCTGLRFFHEGQLEGRRVKAPLHLRRRPDERPDPVLAEFYDRLLGVLADPVLRRGHWQLLQVGPAWDGNGSHDSYVVAGWSPTADAPLRWLVAVNLSEHQAQCRVAVATVLPAGGSVCLVDRMHDDVAYVRDVAATAAEGLFLDLGPHGHHVFEISAVES